The sequence below is a genomic window from Actinokineospora baliensis.
GTCAGACAAGCGATGTCGACCGTCAGGGTGAGGTCAGGACAGGTCCCAGCGCTGGCTCGTAACGCCGCTGCAGGTGAACACGCCCACGGTGGTGCCGTTGGCGTACGACGCGACGTCGATGCACACCGAGAAGCCGCTGCCGTAGCTGTAGATCTGCTGGCCGTTCACACCGCCGAAGACCCACTGCTGGCTGCTCACGCTGCTGCAGGGGTAGAGCCCCACGGGCGTGCCCGGCGCGTACGAGCCGAGGTCGAGGCACTTGGTGTTGCCGGAACCGGTGACGAAGATGCGACCGTCAAGGGAGTCCCAGTGGAACTGCTGGCTGGAAACACCACTGCACCCGTTGAGACCCACGATCGTGCCCGAGGCGTAGGACGTCATGTCCACGCACTTGGTGTAGCCACTACCCACGCTGCTGAGGTCACCCGACTTGTAGACCGTGACCCCGGCGGGCGACGCGGAGGCGGGCATCCCGGCGGCGAGCAGCACCGAGGCAAGCCCAAGACCAGACGCGACCGTGCGCGAGAACTTCTTCATTCGAACTCCCCAGTCCGGCCCGACACACGCGGGCTC
It includes:
- a CDS encoding RICIN domain-containing protein — translated: MKKFSRTVASGLGLASVLLAAGMPASASPAGVTVYKSGDLSSVGSGYTKCVDMTSYASGTIVGLNGCSGVSSQQFHWDSLDGRIFVTGSGNTKCLDLGSYAPGTPVGLYPCSSVSSQQWVFGGVNGQQIYSYGSGFSVCIDVASYANGTTVGVFTCSGVTSQRWDLS